From Hippea alviniae EP5-r, one genomic window encodes:
- a CDS encoding HD family phosphohydrolase — protein MKLKKIKDDLADNIENFFEKVFNKYVITILFFVVIIILNFPRSSENYYNLKIGDIAPKTIRATVSMLVEDKQATQKRIEEAMNNTPPVFDYNANVFSNAIDSLKKALNQINDEDLKSSEKKFFEILKIKPSHPLFMRILRYNKDDIFKYASDALNTLQHYYIVNSVRQLYKFSPDKIIIRSIKNPQKERLLSKDDVIDTTRAKIIAYNRLKSIVDDVSLRNTVWDLISQLIVPNLTFNSLATRQKKQEAAKKVNKVFFKISKGEIIVRSGDVITKADYLKLNALNSLKQKQNTYIKFVADMLLFMVLCFILYEVYRITKAKKNKWISEAKLLAITESLVVIQILLFKLFVYLSNVITFSNVDLPQTAVLFATPFAVASMMVAIMIDFELAFLVSILFGVSAWLLLNPEMFFVGVYVFLGNIAGIFGIRKEKTRTGVIKAGLYVSLSSLLFILLFYTLKNGEINKSMLIDLAFGSFGGVLSAIIVSGFLPVFEYAFNITTDIKLLELGNLNNPLLKELAIKAPGTYHHSIVVSSLAEAAATQIGANPLIVKVGSYYHDIGKIKKPLYFIENQVDGINPHDKLKPSISALIIKNHVKYGVEIAKKHRLGNYIIDIIQQHHGTSLIKYFYNKAKENGLNPKEEDFRYPGPKPQTKEAGIVMIADEVEAASKTLSNPTVAHLRDFVRDITNKIFLDGQLDECELTLKDLNLIVDSFVKVLVGIFHHRIEYPEDEKKDNVAGETCKLNAKGENEFNPNRTQG, from the coding sequence ATGAAGCTAAAAAAGATAAAAGATGATTTAGCCGATAACATAGAAAACTTCTTTGAGAAGGTTTTTAACAAGTATGTGATAACCATTCTGTTCTTCGTTGTTATCATTATTTTGAATTTTCCACGCTCATCTGAGAACTATTACAATCTAAAGATAGGCGATATAGCGCCAAAAACAATCAGAGCAACCGTTTCTATGCTTGTTGAAGACAAACAGGCAACCCAGAAAAGAATAGAAGAAGCAATGAATAACACACCGCCTGTGTTTGATTATAATGCCAATGTTTTTTCAAATGCCATAGACTCTTTAAAAAAGGCGTTAAATCAAATAAACGATGAAGATTTAAAGAGCTCTGAAAAAAAGTTTTTTGAAATATTAAAGATAAAACCGTCTCATCCGCTTTTTATGAGAATTTTAAGATACAATAAGGATGATATATTCAAATATGCTTCGGATGCACTCAACACGCTGCAACATTACTATATCGTGAACTCTGTAAGACAACTTTATAAATTCTCACCCGATAAAATCATTATAAGGAGCATCAAAAACCCCCAAAAAGAACGTTTGTTAAGTAAAGATGATGTGATAGATACAACAAGAGCAAAGATAATTGCATATAATAGACTTAAAAGTATTGTCGATGATGTTAGTTTGAGAAATACTGTCTGGGATTTAATATCTCAGTTGATTGTTCCTAATTTAACATTCAACTCTCTTGCAACACGGCAGAAGAAGCAGGAAGCAGCAAAAAAAGTTAACAAAGTTTTTTTCAAAATATCCAAAGGTGAAATAATTGTACGCAGTGGAGATGTTATTACTAAAGCTGATTATCTTAAACTTAATGCTTTAAACTCTTTAAAGCAGAAACAGAATACCTATATTAAGTTCGTAGCTGATATGCTCCTATTTATGGTTTTGTGTTTTATACTGTATGAAGTTTACAGAATAACGAAGGCAAAAAAGAATAAATGGATAAGCGAAGCTAAGCTACTTGCAATTACAGAGAGCCTTGTTGTTATACAAATTCTTTTATTTAAGCTATTTGTTTATTTGTCAAATGTTATCACATTTTCCAATGTTGACCTTCCACAAACAGCAGTTCTTTTTGCGACACCATTTGCCGTTGCTTCTATGATGGTTGCGATTATGATAGACTTTGAGCTTGCATTTTTGGTTTCTATTCTGTTTGGTGTCTCTGCTTGGCTACTTTTGAATCCAGAGATGTTTTTTGTAGGTGTTTATGTCTTTCTGGGTAATATAGCTGGAATTTTTGGCATAAGAAAAGAGAAGACAAGAACAGGTGTTATAAAAGCTGGCTTGTATGTCTCTTTAAGCAGTCTTCTGTTTATTCTTCTATTTTACACACTTAAAAATGGTGAGATTAACAAATCAATGCTGATAGATTTGGCCTTTGGCTCTTTTGGTGGTGTTCTCTCTGCTATAATTGTAAGTGGGTTTTTGCCGGTTTTTGAATATGCGTTTAACATCACAACGGATATAAAACTATTAGAATTAGGTAATCTTAATAATCCTTTACTAAAGGAGCTTGCCATTAAAGCACCAGGAACTTATCATCATAGCATTGTTGTGTCGTCGTTGGCTGAAGCTGCAGCAACGCAGATAGGAGCAAACCCGTTGATTGTTAAGGTTGGCTCATACTACCACGACATAGGCAAAATAAAAAAACCGCTCTATTTTATAGAGAATCAGGTTGACGGCATCAATCCGCACGATAAACTAAAACCTTCGATTAGCGCTTTGATTATTAAGAACCATGTAAAGTATGGTGTTGAGATAGCAAAAAAACATAGGCTCGGCAATTACATAATAGACATTATCCAGCAACACCACGGAACGAGTTTGATAAAGTATTTTTACAACAAGGCAAAGGAGAATGGTTTAAACCCTAAGGAAGAAGATTTTAGGTATCCAGGCCCTAAGCCGCAGACAAAAGAAGCGGGTATTGTTATGATAGCAGATGAAGTTGAAGCAGCATCAAAAACACTTTCCAATCCTACGGTTGCACACTTAAGGGATTTTGTAAGGGATATAACAAATAAAATATTTTTAGATGGCCAGCTTGATGAGTGCGAGTTGACGCTAAAGGATTTAAATCTTATTGTTGATAGTTTTGTTAAGGTTTTGGTTGGTATATTCCATCACAGGATTGAGTATCCAGAAGACGAGAAAAAGGATAATGTAGCTGGAGAAACCTGTAAGTTGAATGCAAAAGGCGAAAATGAATTTAACCCTAATAGAACACAAGGTTAG
- the ybeY gene encoding rRNA maturation RNase YbeY has product MNLTLIEHKVSAFYNSETIKRFVEFLFDSFGVDKSKEFNILFCDDDEIRDLNKEFRGKDAPTNVLSFYGYDGNVFGDIAISLDTIEKEAKEKNQDPFEYMLFIIAHGFLHLLGYTHETMEKFDKMMKMQSELVEEFLKKESQDEEASS; this is encoded by the coding sequence ATGAATTTAACCCTAATAGAACACAAGGTTAGTGCATTTTATAATAGCGAAACGATAAAGAGATTCGTTGAATTTCTATTTGACAGCTTTGGAGTGGACAAGTCTAAAGAATTCAATATTCTTTTCTGTGATGATGATGAGATAAGAGATTTAAACAAAGAGTTTAGAGGAAAAGATGCACCAACCAATGTGTTGAGTTTTTACGGATACGATGGAAATGTTTTTGGAGATATAGCTATTTCGCTTGATACGATAGAAAAAGAAGCAAAAGAGAAGAATCAAGACCCTTTTGAGTATATGCTTTTTATCATTGCTCACGGTTTTTTGCATCTTTTGGGTTATACGCATGAGACTATGGAGAAGTTTGATAAAATGATGAAGATGCAGAGTGAGCTTGTTGAAGAATTTTTGAAGAAGGAGAGTCAAGATGAAGAAGCTTCCAGTTAA
- the guaA gene encoding glutamine-hydrolyzing GMP synthase codes for MDKIIILDFGSQYTQLIARKIRELGVYAEIVPFNRYFDKTDVKGIILSGSPSSIYDNDAPLPSREIFEIGLPILGICYGMQVIAKFFSGKIAPSKKREYGPAIIRLKKKNELIDEEIDGSVVWMSHGDRLEELPEGFESVAYTDNSPFAVVQNTKRRIWAVQFHPEVHHSKKGKQILARFVFDICGAEANWNMENFLETQINQIRETVKNKRVIGAVSGGVDSSVVAVLMNKAIGENFIGVFVNNGLLRKNEAQYVLESFKKLGVNIRYVDASELFLERLKGVIDPEKKRKIIGHTFIDVFREIAEEYDDVEFLAQGTLYPDVIESVSVKGPSATIKSHHNVGGLPKDLNFKLIEPLRELFKDEVRRLGKKLGLDDEFINRHPFPGPGLAIRVIGEITQERLNVLREADAIVIEEIKKASVYNDVWQAFAVLLPISTVGVMGDKRTYENVVALRVVESVDGMTADWSRLPYELLGRISNRVINEVEGVNRVVYDISSKPPSTIEWE; via the coding sequence ATGGATAAGATAATAATACTCGATTTTGGCAGTCAATACACTCAGCTGATAGCAAGAAAAATCAGGGAGTTGGGTGTATATGCCGAGATTGTGCCCTTTAATAGGTATTTTGATAAAACAGATGTAAAAGGCATTATTTTGAGCGGTTCACCTTCAAGTATTTACGATAACGACGCTCCACTGCCGAGTAGAGAGATTTTTGAGATTGGTTTGCCTATTCTTGGCATCTGTTATGGTATGCAGGTTATAGCCAAGTTTTTCTCTGGCAAGATTGCACCATCCAAAAAAAGGGAGTATGGACCTGCAATAATTAGACTAAAAAAGAAAAATGAGCTTATAGATGAAGAGATTGATGGCTCTGTTGTATGGATGAGTCATGGCGATAGGCTTGAAGAGTTACCCGAAGGTTTTGAGTCGGTTGCATATACGGATAATTCACCGTTTGCTGTTGTGCAGAATACAAAAAGAAGAATTTGGGCTGTTCAGTTTCACCCTGAAGTGCACCACTCCAAGAAAGGCAAACAGATACTAGCCCGTTTTGTGTTTGATATATGTGGCGCAGAAGCGAACTGGAATATGGAGAACTTCCTTGAGACGCAGATAAATCAGATAAGAGAAACGGTTAAGAATAAAAGGGTTATTGGTGCTGTGTCTGGCGGTGTTGATTCGAGTGTTGTTGCCGTTTTAATGAATAAGGCAATCGGTGAGAATTTTATAGGCGTTTTTGTCAACAACGGACTTTTGAGAAAAAACGAAGCTCAATATGTGCTTGAATCCTTTAAAAAATTGGGCGTGAATATACGCTATGTCGATGCATCTGAACTCTTTTTGGAGAGATTGAAGGGTGTAATTGACCCAGAGAAAAAGAGAAAAATCATAGGCCATACATTTATAGATGTATTTAGAGAAATTGCTGAAGAGTACGATGATGTTGAGTTTTTGGCTCAAGGCACACTATATCCAGATGTGATAGAAAGTGTCTCTGTAAAAGGCCCGTCGGCAACAATAAAGAGCCATCACAATGTTGGTGGCTTGCCTAAAGATTTAAACTTCAAGCTTATTGAACCGTTAAGGGAGCTGTTTAAGGATGAAGTTAGAAGGTTGGGCAAAAAGCTTGGACTTGATGATGAGTTTATAAACAGACATCCGTTTCCAGGGCCCGGTCTTGCTATAAGGGTGATTGGCGAGATAACACAAGAGAGATTAAATGTTTTAAGGGAAGCAGATGCTATCGTAATTGAAGAGATAAAAAAGGCAAGCGTTTATAACGATGTGTGGCAGGCTTTTGCTGTTTTGTTGCCCATCTCAACTGTAGGTGTTATGGGTGATAAAAGGACTTATGAAAATGTTGTTGCTCTGCGTGTTGTTGAGAGTGTTGACGGCATGACGGCTGACTGGTCAAGACTACCCTATGAACTGTTGGGTAGAATTTCAAATAGGGTTATAAACGAAGTTGAAGGTGTAAACAGGGTGGTTTATGATATATCTTCAAAGCCACCATCAACAATAGAGTGGGAGTGA
- a CDS encoding deoxyguanosinetriphosphate triphosphohydrolase codes for MLIREILEKIEEDTLSRYAFLSKNATRPKGDEKDPVRTDFMRDRDRIIHSKAFRRLKHKTQVFFSPGGDHYRTRMTHTLEVSQIARTIAKALLLNEDLTEAIALGHDLGHTPFGHAGEKILNEKSKKGFKHWVQSLRVVDVIEKDGKGLNLTNQVRDGIVKHSKGRGAIIPKDKSNLANTLEGQIVRIADIIAYVNHDIDDAVRASIIKESDIPKDISDVLGNSHAQRIATMVKSVIKDTQDKNYEFISMEEDVLEALNKLRDFLFEHVYYSDRVMSEVKKSEKILSDLFDYFMEHPDLIEKHYSDDIETVVVDYISGMTDRFALNLYQKIFLPKPWEGG; via the coding sequence ATGCTAATAAGGGAAATCCTTGAAAAGATAGAAGAAGATACGCTAAGCAGATATGCTTTTTTGTCTAAAAATGCAACAAGACCCAAGGGTGATGAGAAAGACCCTGTAAGAACGGATTTCATGCGGGATAGGGATAGGATTATCCACAGCAAGGCATTTAGAAGACTAAAACATAAGACGCAGGTATTCTTCTCTCCCGGTGGCGACCATTACAGAACCCGAATGACGCACACCTTAGAAGTATCCCAGATTGCAAGAACCATAGCAAAAGCACTGCTTTTAAACGAAGATTTAACAGAAGCGATAGCGCTCGGGCATGATTTGGGTCATACGCCATTTGGTCATGCTGGTGAGAAGATTCTCAATGAGAAGTCAAAAAAGGGTTTTAAGCATTGGGTTCAGAGTTTGCGTGTTGTTGATGTTATAGAAAAAGATGGTAAAGGCTTGAATTTAACAAACCAAGTTAGAGATGGTATAGTGAAGCACTCCAAAGGCAGAGGGGCAATAATCCCAAAAGATAAAAGCAACCTTGCCAATACGCTTGAAGGCCAGATTGTTAGGATTGCAGACATTATAGCGTATGTAAATCACGACATAGACGATGCTGTAAGGGCATCGATAATTAAAGAGAGCGATATACCAAAAGATATATCCGATGTGCTTGGAAACAGCCATGCACAAAGAATAGCAACTATGGTTAAAAGTGTGATAAAGGATACACAGGACAAGAACTATGAGTTTATCTCGATGGAAGAAGATGTGCTTGAAGCTTTGAATAAATTAAGGGATTTTCTCTTTGAACATGTCTATTACAGCGATAGGGTTATGAGCGAAGTTAAAAAATCAGAAAAGATATTAAGTGATCTGTTTGATTACTTTATGGAACATCCAGATTTGATAGAGAAGCACTATTCAGACGATATAGAGACGGTTGTTGTTGACTATATATCAGGCATGACAGACAGATTTGCCTTGAATCTATACCAGAAGATATTTCTGCCAAAGCCATGGGAGGGTGGTTAA
- a CDS encoding TldD/PmbA family protein yields the protein MLAEEILNKIADDFDEVEVYVEESKSEEFELKNSKEFSKGLEEKKGCGIRAVKNGKFAAGWFSGFDNPDDIVNEIKSSIEFAKDVDADILPKEPIVFSEVKAEFKSIKSAEAEELLKETVEKIGKFDKRVKQTKSIGLGISYKRFEVANSYGVKAEGSYSLVSAAAEVLAEDKIADLGYFHLDADRLESIDFDFLAKKSASIAVNKLYPKPIQTKKYSVIIENSVFRDMLAHFISAFSAYSVINHTTPFEGKLGEKVFSDCITIIDAKSFKNRPYALPFDHEGNRREDTVIVEDGVLKTFMHNSYTSSKLNQKNTANAKRSSLASVDVGPFNFYVKPSDLPFEKLLNMIDGVYITEIMGLHMANAVSGDFSFGINGFLIHNGELVSYFKSATFADNFYEMIKRIINVSNNLYFSGSVGSVDVAVADCVIGESNG from the coding sequence GTGTTAGCTGAAGAGATTCTAAACAAGATTGCCGATGATTTTGATGAAGTTGAAGTGTATGTTGAAGAGAGTAAGTCCGAAGAGTTTGAGCTTAAGAATTCCAAAGAGTTTTCAAAGGGTTTGGAAGAGAAAAAGGGTTGCGGTATAAGGGCTGTTAAAAATGGTAAATTTGCTGCAGGTTGGTTTAGCGGTTTTGATAATCCAGACGATATTGTAAATGAGATAAAATCGTCTATTGAGTTTGCAAAGGATGTTGACGCAGATATTTTGCCGAAAGAGCCGATTGTTTTTTCTGAAGTTAAAGCAGAGTTTAAGAGCATAAAGAGTGCAGAAGCAGAGGAGCTTTTAAAAGAGACTGTCGAAAAGATTGGTAAGTTTGACAAAAGGGTTAAACAGACAAAAAGCATTGGTCTTGGTATCTCTTATAAGAGATTTGAAGTAGCAAACAGCTATGGAGTTAAAGCAGAAGGAAGCTATAGTTTGGTTTCTGCTGCAGCTGAAGTTTTAGCTGAAGACAAGATTGCCGATTTGGGTTATTTTCATTTAGATGCCGATAGGTTAGAGAGTATAGATTTTGACTTTTTGGCTAAGAAGTCCGCAAGTATAGCCGTAAATAAGCTGTATCCAAAGCCAATTCAGACAAAAAAATACAGCGTTATAATAGAAAACAGCGTGTTTAGAGATATGCTTGCGCATTTTATCTCGGCATTTAGTGCTTACAGCGTTATAAACCATACAACGCCGTTTGAAGGTAAATTGGGTGAAAAAGTCTTTAGCGACTGCATAACGATTATTGATGCTAAAAGCTTCAAAAATAGGCCTTATGCCTTGCCTTTTGACCACGAAGGAAACAGAAGAGAAGATACGGTAATCGTTGAAGATGGCGTTTTGAAGACATTTATGCACAATAGTTATACATCATCTAAGTTAAACCAAAAAAATACGGCAAATGCAAAGAGAAGCTCGCTTGCATCGGTCGATGTTGGGCCTTTTAACTTCTATGTCAAGCCGTCTGATTTGCCTTTTGAGAAGCTGCTTAACATGATAGATGGCGTCTATATCACAGAGATTATGGGTCTTCATATGGCAAATGCAGTGAGTGGCGATTTCTCATTTGGAATAAACGGGTTTTTGATACACAACGGTGAGCTTGTCTCTTACTTTAAATCCGCCACCTTTGCCGATAATTTTTATGAGATGATAAAGCGCATTATCAATGTCTCAAACAACCTATACTTTAGCGGCTCTGTCGGTTCTGTTGATGTTGCTGTCGCAGATTGTGTGATAGGAGAGAGTAATGGATAA